A part of Tachysurus vachellii isolate PV-2020 chromosome 4, HZAU_Pvac_v1, whole genome shotgun sequence genomic DNA contains:
- the LOC132844119 gene encoding uncharacterized protein K02A2.6-like — protein MGKEAEQVYQTFTFGEGEREREDYDNVIRKLDDYFVPKVNVIHERARFHMRVQRPGEMAEEYIRSLHELASTCDFGAAKDENIRDRLVIGILDRKLSEKLQLMPDLTLNHAIELVRQSEQVRGHVNEQAACVSTQISEVTGARGKSHYSGRGRQHIAAKRNQTEKTTEWRCKRCGRNHGKGDTCPAKSAECRKCRKRGHFAAVCRTRAVHEVTKPPEGSNVTHFLGELTQSNDVNGPWMVTLPIQGTDVDFKIDMGADISVLSEITFSVLKYKPQLKDVNVKLESPGGTLHCKGQFTAVTVYRDKQYSFDAFVVAGSHIHNLLGRDTASAMGLVKRLEELQPMSSPGLGLVKINPIKICLKENAVPYSVHTARRVSIPLLSKVKAELERMVKCGVIQEITEPTEWCAPMVAVPKKTGQIRICVDLKQLNKAVKREKFVLPTIDDILPKLAHAEVFSLLDAASGFWQLPLDMECAKLKTFITPFGRYFFRRLPFGITSAPEIFQREMSAILNDEKGVAVFMDDILVYGNTPEEHEQRLQRALKVIDRAGLQLNEDKCLLRQNQLKYLGHVIDKEGIRPDTAKVEAITRLEKPQNISELRRMLGMIHYLGRYVPHLSDVIRPLNELLKSDVIWYWGPAQEEAFHNVKQVITEAPVLAFYDVTKPTVVSADASSYGLGGVLLQDHDGQLKPVAYCSRVLTDAEKRYAQIEKECLAAVWSCERFSRFLYGLESFILQTDHKPLIPLINAKDLDSVPLRCQRLLLRMMRYNPEAQYVPGKQLVVADALSRHPQPAISAEVSELVQEVESYENAVSDAWPISQPKLDSVKKETGLDYELQMVKKYVADGWPRYAANVPQTLKSYYSARHHLSVFQDLVLYDDRIIIPQTMRSDILQRLHSGHQGIVKCRERAKCSVWWPGLSKEIQSLINNCKDCLETRPTQKREPLLTTPLPNRPWEKIGADICEVDKQHYLIVVDYFSRYIDIAHLSDLSGKTTRACLQNMFARWGCPNVLFSDNGPQFSGRAFRDFARDYDFQHVTSSPHYAQSNGEAERAVQTAKKILKQSDPFAALMSYRATPIQATGVSPSQLMMGRRIRTTVPTLESNLQPEWPDLHQVRKLDCKAKGSYRKYYNKRNNVRTLPEISPCASVAVKLDDERGWIRSGTVLEKCELPRSYIIQSEAGLLRRNRRHLMPTPSDKGPTSTSASQTQVQQEINSPDHLAKEMLNAVPNIPESIEQPAINSPESDSSQTTVPSPKVVKTRSGRSVLIPQKYKDFV, from the coding sequence ATGGGAAAAGAAGCGGAACAGGTGTATCAGACATTTACGTtcggagagggtgagagagaaagagaggattaTGATAACGTGATCAGAAAGCTTGATGACTACTTTGTACCAAAAGTTAATGTTATTCATGAGCGTGCACGATTTCACATGAGAGTTCAGAGGCCAGGAGAAATGGCCGAAGAATATATTCGCAGCCTGCATGAGCTAGCCAGTACATGTGACTTCGGGGCAGCAAAGGATGAAAACATTCGCGATCGGCTTGTGATTGGGATTTTAGACAGAAAGCTGTCGGAAAAGCTCCAATTAATGCCCGATTTGACGCTCAATCACGCCATAGAGCTCGTGAGACAGTCTGAACAGGTACGAGGACACGTTAATGAACAAGCTGCGTGTGTTAGTACTCAAATCAGTGAAGTGACTGGTGCCAGAGGAAAATCACATTACAGTGGAAGAGGTAGACAACACATAGCCGCAAAACGAAAtcagacagaaaaaacaacGGAATGGAGATGTAAAAGATGTGGAAGAAATCATGGAAAAGGGGACACATGCCCAGCAAAAAGTGCTGAATGTCGCAAATGCAGAAAAAGAGGTCACTTTGCTGCAGTTTGTAGAACCAGAGCAGTCCATGAAGTCACCAaaccaccagagggcagcaACGTCACACACTTCCTTGGTGAGTTGACGCAAAGTAATGATGTAAATGGACCATGGATGGTCACACTTCCAATTCAAGGCACAGACGTAGACTTTAAAATTGACATGGGTGCTGACATAAGCGTACTTTCCGAGATAACGTTCTCTGTTTTGAAGTACAAGCCACAACTCAAGGATGTGAATGTGAAACTCGAGAGCCCAGGGGGAACATTGCACTGCAAAGGACAGTTTACAGCCGTCACAGTCTACAGAGATAAGCAGTACAGTTTTGATGCGTTTGTCGTGGCTGGTTCCCACATACACAATCTTCTCGGGCGAGACACAGCCAGTGCTATGGGCTTAGTGAAAAGGTTGGAAGAGCTTCAACCCATGTCCTCACCTGGACTTGGTTTAGTAAAGATCAATCCTATCAAAATCTGCTTGAAAGAGAATGCAGTACCCTACAGTGTCCACACTGCACGTCGAGTGTCCATACCTTTACTCTCAAAAGTTAAAGCCGAGCTAGAGAGAATGGTTAAATGTGGTGTTATTCAGGAAATCACTGAACCTACTGAATGGTGCGCCCCTATGGTAGCTGTTCCAAAGAAGACGGGGCAAATCAGAATCTGCGTCGATCTAAAGCAACTAAATAAAGCTGTCAAAAGGGAGAAATTTGTGCTGCCAACGATCGATGATATTCTTCCTAAGTTAGCACATGCTGAAGTTTTCTCACTCCTTGATGCTGCTAGCGGTTTCTGGCAACTGCCACTTGATATGGAATGTGCGaaactaaaaacatttattactcCTTTTGGGAGATATTTCTTCCGTAGACTCCCATTTGGAATAACGAGTGCACCAGAAATCTTCCAGCGTGAAATGTCAGCAATCCTCAACGATGAAAAAGGAGTCGCAGTGTTCATGGATGATATTTTAGTTTATGGCAACACTCCTGAGGAACATGAGCAGCGATTGCAGAGGGCTCTGAAAGTCATTGACCGGGCAGGTTTGCAGCTGAATGAGGATAAGTGTCTACTGAGACAGAATCAACTCAAGTATTTAGGACACGTCATAGACAAGGAGGGCATACGGCCTGATACAGCCAAAGTCGAAGCTATTACACGCCTGGAAAAGCCACAGAACATCTCAGAACTACGGAGAATGCTGGGGATGATTCACTACCTGGGGAGGTATGTTCCTCATCTCTCTGATGTCATTCGACCTCTAAATGAACTGTTAAAAAGTGATGTTATATGGTACTGGGGTCCTGCGCAAGAGGAAGCATTTCATAACGTGAAACAAGTAATCACAGAAGCTCCTGTTCTTGCGTTTTATGATGTCACAAAGCCCACAGTTGTCAGCGCTGATGCCAGCAGTTATGGACTGGGGGGTGTCTTGCTGCAAGACCATGACGGGCAACTAAAACCAGTGGCCTACTGCTCCAGGGTGCTGACAGATGCTGAAAAACGGTATGCCCAGATCGAAAAGGAGTGCCTGGCAGCCGTGTGGTCCTGTGAGAGATTTTCACGGTTCCTGTACGGACTAGAAAGTTTTATATTACAAACTGACCATAAACCACTCATTCCATTGATCAACGCGAAGGATTTGGATTCGGTACCTCTGAGATGTCAAAGGCTGTTATTACGAATGATGCGATACAATCCTGAGGCGCAGTATGTACCAGGTAAACAACTGGTGGTCGCCGACGCGCTGTCTCGTCACCCTCAGCCCGCCATTTCAGCAGAGGTTTCTGAATTAGTGCAGGAAGTGGAGTCTTACGAGAATGCTGTCAGTGATGCATGGCCTATCTCTCAACCTAAGCTGGATTCTGTGAAGAAAGAGACAGGACTGGATTATGAACTACAAATGGTGAAGAAGTATGTGGCTGATGGTTGGCCTAGATATGCAGCCAACGTCCCTCAAACTTTGAAATCATACTACAGTGCACGTCATCACCTGTCAGTTTTCCAGGACCTTGTGCTCTATGATGATAGAATCATAATTCCCCAAACAATGAGGTCAGACATACTCCAGAGATTGCATAGCGGTCACCAAGGCATTGTGAAATGTAGGGAGAGAGCGAAATGTAGTGTGTGGTGGCCTGGATTAAGTAAAGAAATCCAGTCGCTTATTAACAACTGCAAAGACTGTCTGGAAACAAGACCTACCCAGAAAAGGGAGCCACTTCTAACCACTCCACTGCCAAACCGCCCATGGGAGAAAATTGGTGCTGATATATGTGAAGTAGATAAGCAGCATTATTTGATAGTTGTGGATTATTTCTCGAGGTATATTGATATAGCTCACCTTTCGGACCTGTCAGGAAAAACAACACGTGCTTGTTTACAGAACATGTTCGCACGATGGGGCTGTCCCAATGTTTTGTTTTCGGACAATGGGCCTCAGTTTAGTGGACGAGCTTTTAGAGACTTTGCAAGAGACTATGATTTTCAACATGTTACCTCGAGTCCTCACTATGCACAATCAAACGGTGAAGCTGAAAGAGCTGTGCAAACAGCTAAAAAGATCTTGAAACAATCAGACCCATTTGCAGCTCTGATGAGCTACCGAGCCACACCCATTCAGGCTACGGGTGTGAGTCCCTCACAGCTTATGATGGGTAGACGGATAAGAACCACAGTTCCCACATTGGAGTCAAACCTGCAGCCTGAGTGGCCAGATCTTCATCAGGTGAGAAAGTTGGATTGTAAAGCTAAAGGAAGCTATCGAAAATATTACAACAAAAGGAACAATGTTCGTACATTACCTGAGATTTCACCCTGTGCTTCCGTGGCAGTGAAATTGGATGATGAGAGAGGATGGATAAGGTCTGGAACAGTACTTGAGAAGTGTGAGTTACCGCGGTCTTACATTATACAATCTGAGGCTGGATTACTTAGACGAAACCGGCGACATCTAATGCCTACACCCAGTGACAAAGGACCGACATCTACTTCAGCTTCGCAAACTCAAGTACAGCAAGAAATCAACAGTCCCGACCATCTTGCAAAAGAAATGCTTAATGCTGTTCCGAACATTCCAGAGTCAATTGAACAACCTGCAATTAATTCACCTGAGTCAGATTCTAGCCAAACAACAGTTCCCTCACCAAAGGTGGTGAAAACAAGATCTGGACGATCTGTCTTAATTCCACAGAAGTATAAAGACTTTGTGTAA